A genome region from Cucumis sativus cultivar 9930 chromosome 4, Cucumber_9930_V3, whole genome shotgun sequence includes the following:
- the LOC116403431 gene encoding uncharacterized protein LOC116403431 — MEKKSSESFKEYAQRWRDIAAEVQPPLTDKEMTFMFMNTLRAPFYDRMIGNATTNFSDIIVIGERIEYGIKHGRLIETSAEYGGLKKGATPKKKEGEVHAIGFPNLGNHKSTFGQRKHDQSFPSYISNVTHILYNNYVPTHSPSGAPKLFNSNFSRPFVQGQGSKTNSETFRFDPIPMTYTELLPQLVHNRQLAPIPINPIQPHYPKWYDPNARCDYHAGGVGHSTENCLALKRKVQSLINAGWLSFKKAGEKPDVNNNPLPNHENSKVNAIDCFVGKCKNEVHEIRMPMETLFEGLFEAGYVSLEYLDPNIRYEGYDEGKRCIFHQGVAGHPIQRCCTFRSKVQQFMDSKILTVYEGQGKDEMKDNKICTLMGEVAKKENPFLPRPLTVFYQENRNKSSSCNPKQLIVEVPSPFKFKDLKAVPWRYDCQVITGPSVDNITGISGITRSGRCYKPDNLTAPSSSLTLGQGRKSEKRNVNEHDKEQDVEMSVTAKDIECKKPVTDEAANEFLKIVKQKPHRKVLLDILNKAHVGHDISVEKFSGIIGSITSSNSIVFTDDEIPPEGLGHIKALHIQVKYKDYVIARVLVDNGSALNIMPKSTLLKLPVDMSYIKSSTMVVRALMDHEEK; from the exons atggagaagaaaagttcAGAAAGCTTTAAAGAATATGCTCAACGATGGAGAGATATAGCCGCAGAGGTTCAACCACCATTAACAGACAAAGAAATGacatttatgtttatgaataCTTTGCGGGCGCCGTTCTATGATCGAATGATTGGTAATGCTACAACCAATTTTTctgacattattgttattggtgaaagaattgaatatgGGATAAAACATGGGAGGTTAATAGAGACTTCAGCTGAGTATGGTGGATTAAAGAAAGGAGCAACAcctaagaagaaagaaggtgagGTTCATGCAATTGGTTTTCCTAATTTAGGGAACCACAAATCAACTTTTGGCCAAAGAAAACATGACCAAAGTTTTCCTTCATATATAAGCAATGTTACTCATATCCTTTATAACAACTATGTACCAACCCACTCTCCCTCTGGAGCCCCaaaactttttaattcaaacttttctcgACCGTTTGTACAAGGTCAGGGTAGCAAGACCAACTCAGAAACATTTCGATTTGACCCAATTCCTATGACATATACAGAGCTTTTACCTCAGCTAGTTCATAATCGACAGTTAGCTCCTATCCCAATAAATCCTATACAACCTCATTATCCAAAATGGTATGATCCAAATGCTCGATGTGATTATCATGCCGGAGGAGTGGGACACTCAACTGAAAATTGTTTAGCTTTGAAAAGGAAGGTGCAATCTTTAATTAATGCTGGATGGTTGAGCTTCAAAAAAGCTGGTGAGAAGCCGGATGTCAACAACAATCCACTTCCTAatcatgaaaattcaaaagtgaaTGCGATAGATTGTTTTGTTGGAAAGTGTAAAAATGAAGTTCATGAGATAAGGATGCCTATGGAAACACTTTTTGAAGGTCTTTTTGAAGCAGGATATGTTAGTTTGGAGTATTTAGACCCCAATATAAGATACGAAGGATACGATGAAGGCAAACGTTGTATATTCCATCAAGGAGTTGCAGGCCACCCTATCCAACGATGTTGTACATTTAGATCTAAAGTACAACAATTTATGGATTCGAAGATACTCACAGTATACGAAGGACAAGGAAAAGATGAGAtgaaagacaataaaatatgTACATTAATGGGTGAAGttgcaaaaaaggaaaatcccTTTTTACCAAGGCCTTTGACAGTCTTTTATCAAGAAAATCGTAATAAATCAAGTTCTTGCAATCCTAAACAACTCATTGTCGAAGTACCGAgtcctttcaaatttaaggATTTGAAAGCGGTGCCATGGCGGTATGATTGCCAAGTCATTACAGGTCCTTCAGTTGATAATATTACAGGAATCAGCGGGATAACTCGAAGTGGAAGATGTTATAAACCAGATAATTTAACAGCTCCTTCAAGTAGTTTAACATTGGGGCAAGGGAGGAAAagtgagaaaagaaatgtgaatGAACATGACAAAGAGCAGGATGTAGAGATGTCTGTCACAGCAAAAGATATAGAATGCAAAAAACCTGTTACAGATGAGGCAGCAAACGAATTcttgaaaatagtaaaacaaa AGCCTCATCGCAAAGTGctattagatattttgaataaGGCACATGTTGGACATGACATTTCAGTGGAAAAGTTCAGCGGAATTATTGGAAGCATTACGTCTTCAAATTCTATAGTCTTCACGGATGATGAAATTCCCCCTGAAGGTTTAGGCCATATAAAAGCACTGCATATTCAAGTGAAGTACAAGGATTATGTTATAGCAAGAGTTTTAGTGGATAACGGTTCAGCTCTTAATATAATGCCTAAATCTACACTATTAAAGCTCCCAGTGGACATGTCATACATCAAATCAAGTACTATGGTAGTGAGAGCTTTGATGGATCACGAAGAGAAGTAA
- the LOC116403430 gene encoding uncharacterized protein LOC116403430, producing MTQTYIDEDKGLALLALCIYGAVIFPKADYVDGKVIRLFFEIERGVDPIIPILAETFRSLNFCRNKGAGKLNCCVPLLYIWIHSHIKFPAEFRCPKLEFSSPWNLMRNTISEFGMAVWNPTYPKKETWVSFFSTLSSEDVIWKAQWMPLKAVIYRCGDFHSVPLLGPWGGVNYTPLLVLRQVWLKQFIPPTHNLQDSDFAYDHEDCQRKKHRAVCAWKSVRKIKDKGHYEGVTSGYEAWQTNRRKNVIYTLREVVERVEEPSSEQPDQWVEKITKLEEKNRLLEQENEKLQKETSQWIDHATFLQKELEKTKSFLKNQDKLEKNLEVLDEEMRRMNKSNRSLKNEKTILQATVESQDEYIKDLET from the coding sequence ATGACACAGACGTACATTGATGAAGACAAAGGTCTTGCTCTCTTGGCATTATGCATTTATGGAGCGGTGATTTTTCCTAAAGCAGATTATGTCGATGGGAAAGTGATCAGATTATTCTTTGAAATAGAACGAGGAGTCGATCCTATTATACCTATATTGGCTGAAACTTTTCGATCCCTTAACTTCTGTAGAAATAAAGGTGCaggaaaattgaattgttgtgttcctttattatatatttggataCACAGCCATATCAAATTTCCGGCAGAGTTTAGGTGTCCAAAGTTAGAATTCAGTAGCCCATGGAATTTAATGCGAAACACAATTAGTGAGTTTGGTATGGCAGTTTGGAACCCAACATATCCAAAGAAGGAGACTTGGGTGTCTTTCTTTTCAACGTTGAGTTCTGAAGATGTCATATGGAAAGCCCAATGGATGCCTTTGAAAGCAGTAATTTACAGATGTGGAGATTTCCATAGTGTGCCATTGTTGGGACCGTGGGGAGGTGTTAACTATACACCATTGTTAGTTTTGCGTCAAGTTTGGCTCAAACAGTTTATACCACCAACTCATAATTTACAAGACTCTGATTTTGCATACGATCATGAAGATtgtcaaaggaaaaaacatcGAGCAGTATGTGCATGGAAGTCTGTGAGGAAGATAAAAGACAAAGGACACTATGAAGGGGTTACTAGTGGATATGAGGCGTGGCAGACAAATAGAAGGAAGAATGTAATATATACCTTAAGGGAGGTAGTTGAAAGGGTAGAGGAGCCAAGCTCTGAACAACCAGACCAGTGGGTTGAGAAGATCACTAAATTAGAGGAGAAAAATCGACTGTTAGAGcaagagaatgagaaactTCAAAAAGAGACGAGCCAATGGATAGATCATGCGACTTTTTTGCAGAAAGAGCTTGAAAAGACCAAGAGTTTCTTAAAAAACCaagataaattagaaaagaatcTTGAGGTGTTAGATGAAGAGATGAGGCGAATGAATAAGTCGAatagaagtttgaaaaatgaaaagacaaTATTACAGGCAACAGTAGAATCACAAGATGAATATATTAAAGACTTAGAAACATGA